In Gemmatimonadota bacterium, one genomic interval encodes:
- a CDS encoding P1 family peptidase: MDAWGITAVPGIELGHHTLSERPTGCTVILVREGAVGGVDVRGSSPGSREIALLDPVNMVDQVHAVVLSGGSAFGLDAASGVMRYLDERNIGWPVGRGKVVPIVVGAILFDLGLEGDDKIRPGPECGFAAAEAASSEAATEGSVGAGAGATVGKMRGSGRAMKGGFGTASVMLQNGLVVAAAVAVNAVGDIIDPATGEVVAGVRTEDGSGFADARLLLRASGGSGEEPQIEAGANSTIGVVATNATLTKAQATKVAQMAQDGLARTIYPAHTMGDGDTVFALATGVLEGPANVTLIGALAADVMAEAILRAVRLAEGLPGIPSVSDLGN; this comes from the coding sequence ATGGACGCGTGGGGCATCACGGCGGTGCCGGGCATCGAGCTCGGCCACCACACGTTGAGCGAACGGCCTACGGGGTGCACCGTCATCCTGGTGCGGGAGGGGGCCGTTGGCGGTGTGGACGTGCGCGGCAGCTCGCCGGGAAGCCGTGAGATCGCGCTGCTCGACCCGGTCAACATGGTCGATCAGGTACACGCGGTCGTGCTGTCGGGAGGGAGCGCCTTCGGCCTCGACGCCGCGTCGGGTGTCATGCGCTACCTGGATGAGCGTAACATCGGATGGCCGGTCGGACGGGGGAAAGTCGTGCCGATCGTCGTCGGGGCGATCCTCTTCGACCTGGGCCTCGAGGGCGATGACAAGATCCGCCCGGGGCCTGAGTGTGGCTTCGCCGCGGCGGAAGCCGCGTCCTCCGAGGCCGCCACCGAAGGCTCCGTCGGAGCCGGCGCCGGCGCCACCGTCGGCAAGATGCGCGGTTCCGGCCGCGCCATGAAGGGCGGGTTCGGAACTGCGTCGGTCATGCTTCAGAACGGGCTGGTCGTCGCCGCGGCGGTCGCGGTGAACGCGGTCGGGGACATTATCGATCCGGCAACCGGCGAGGTCGTGGCCGGTGTTCGCACCGAGGACGGGAGCGGCTTTGCGGACGCGCGCCTCCTGCTCCGCGCCTCCGGCGGAAGCGGTGAAGAGCCACAGATCGAAGCCGGCGCGAATAGTACGATCGGCGTGGTCGCCACGAACGCCACGCTCACCAAAGCCCAGGCGACCAAGGTCGCGCAGATGGCGCAGGATGGGCTCGCTCGCACGATCTATCCCGCGCACACGATGGGCGACGGGGACACGGTCTTCGCGCTCGCGACCGGCGTGCTCGAGGGACCGGCGAACGTGACGCTGATCGGCGCCTTGGCTGCCGACGTGATGGCGGAAGCGATTCTCAGAGCGGTGAGGTTGGCGGAAGGATTGCCGGGCATCCCGAGCGTGAGCGACCTTGGGAACTAG